In Arachis hypogaea cultivar Tifrunner chromosome 17, arahy.Tifrunner.gnm2.J5K5, whole genome shotgun sequence, a single window of DNA contains:
- the LOC112762658 gene encoding uncharacterized protein, producing MGATPFHRSILEVRLPKHFDKPTDMRYDGTQDPQEHLTAFEARMNLEGVGEEVRCRAFPVTLAGPAIRWFNSLPQGSVAKFLDISHAFLAQFTTRIAKAKHPINLLGVTQRPREPTRKYLDRFNDECLEIDGLIDSVASLCLTNGLLNEDFRKHLTTKPVWTMQEIQGVTKEYINDEEVSQVVAANKRQPVNNQARQHGSGKRQKEHTKDGVPTKTFPRIGRFTNYTPLAVPIVEVYQQIVEKGILSRPRPLKDRTGGNKSLYCDYHKGYGHKTQDCFDLKDALEQAIWDGKLAEFSHLIREPRRRDRDRDGEDKNRAVKRRQEPEDNERGLTIVNVVIGRDVAPRSKSAHKKDAKVLAVSSSSPTPNSKRTPPISFGPDDQWFDEITENPPIVITARVGTGLVKKILVDTGADSNIMFRNVFDALGLRDADLKTHQHGVVGLGDHFIKPDGVISLHISIGLRQGKRSVMAEFVVLRDSTAYNIILGRKTINDLGAVISTKMLGDLETAIACDNASLSLRKKSKEASGVFLADLDVRVKDKPRPEPEGDLEKFRVGDSEEKFTFVNRNLSHQLKEPLMEMIRANVDLFAWMPADRGVQNRSEPN from the exons ggccttcgaggccagaatgAATTTGGAAGGGGTAGGCGAAGAAGTTAGGTGTCGCGCTTTCCCGGTCACCCTGGCAGGACCTGCAATACGGTGGTTTAACAGCCTCCCGCAAGGCTCCGTCGCCAAGTTCTTGGACATTAGCCACGCTTTCTTGGCCCAATTCACGACCCGAATCGCGAAGGCGAAGCACCCAATCAACTTACTCGGGGTGACGCAAAGGCCTAGGGAGCCGACCAGAAAATACCTGGATCGGTTCAACGACGAGTGTTTAGAGATTGACGGCCTAATCGACTCGGTGGCCAGTTTGTGCTTAACGAACGGACTTCTGAACGAGGATTTCAGAAAGCATCTCACCACGAAGCCGGTATGGACGATGCAAGAGATCCAAGGCGTGACCAAGGAGTATATCAATGATGAAGAAGTCAGTCAAGTGGTGGCGGCCAACAAACGGCAGCCCGTCAACAACCAAGCCCGGCAGCACGGTAGTGGGAAAAGGCAGAAGGAGCACACCAAAGACGGAGTGCCGACCAAGACATTCCCCCGAATAGGAAGATTTACCAACTATACCCCCCTCGCAGTCCCCATTGTGGAAGTTTACCAGCAGATAGTCGAGAAGGGGATCTTATCTAGGCCCCGACCCCTAAAGGACAGAACGGGAGGGAATAAAAGCCTCTATTGTGATTATCACAAGGGCTATGGACACAAGACACAGGACTGCTTTGACTTAAAAGATGCGCTGGAGCAGGCAATCTGGGATGGAAAGCTAGCCGAGTTCTCCCACCTCATCAGGGAACCGAGGAGACGTGACCGGGACCGAGATGGAGAGGACAAAAACCGCGCGGTAAAACGACGCCAAGAGCCCGAGGACAATGAGCGCGGCCTCACCATAGTAAATGTGGTAATCGGAAGAGACGTGGCTCCGAGGTCGAAGTCGGCACACAAGAAGGACGCCAAAGTCCTAGCAGTATCGTCATCTAGCCCCACGCCAAATTCTAAGAGGACCCCACCCATATCATTCGGTCCAGATGACCAATGGTTTGATGAGATCACGGAAAACCCTCCAATTGTCATCacggccagagtgggaaccggcTTGGTCAAGAAGATCCTCGTGGACACTGGCGCTGACTCGAATATTATGTTCCGCAACGTGTTCGATGCCCTAGGCCTCCGAGATGCCGATTTAAAGACTCACCAGCATGGCGTAGTAGGCttgggcgaccacttcatcaagcctgATGGAGTAATCTCCCTACATATATCCATAGGGTTGAGACAAGGAAAAAGGTCGGTAATGGCGGAGTTCGTGGTCCTCCGagactccacagcctacaacATCATTCTTGGGAGAAAGACCATCAACGATCTTGGGGCAGTGATTAGCACAAAGATGTTG GGGGACTTGGAAACGGCAATCGCTTGCGACAACGCCAGTCTCTCCTTAAGAAAGAAATCCAAAGAGGCGTCGGGAGTCTTTCTCGCCGACCTGGACGTCAGGGTCAAGGACAAGCCTAGACCCGAGCCAGAAGGAGACTTAGAGAAGTTTAGGGTTGGCGACTCCGAGGAGAAGTTCACTTTTGTCAACAGAAACCTTTCACACCAATTGAAAGAACCTTTAATGGAAATGATTAGGGCTAACGTCGATCTCTTTGCCTGGATGCCGGCcgataggggtgttcaaaaccgatccgaACCGAACTAA